GCGGCTTCGGCATTCATCGAAATGCCGTTGCTCGCGGCCACGGGCGCGCCGTCCACGCTCAGGATATGCCAGCGATAAAGGTTCTCGCGAAAGCGGTTCGCGACGCGCAAAGGCTCGATAGCCGACATGAAGCCAAGAGCCGAAAAGCCCGGCAGCAGCAGAAACGAAATGTCTTCGGGCATCGCTCGATCTTCTGGATGTCAGGTTGGCCGGATTCGTCGAATCCGGCGAGCGTAGCAAGCAGCATGCAATGCGGCAAGCCGACAAAAATCCATGCTCGTATGGCGCAGCGCACCAATCGTGCCGACGCATGCTGGTTTTCCCTCATGGTCGCGCGCAAGCAAGAACGGGTCGCTGATAGTCGATTTTGCCGGAATATGGATTTGTACCTTTAATGCACGTCGCGTCTTTCCAGGGTCGTCTCACTCGCCGCCTGCCACCCGGGCGTTCTAGAACATTACGAGCTGTGTCGAAGGGGATCGTCATGAAGTTGATCATCAAAGCCATTTCCGCATGTCTTGCCGGCCTTCTGGCCGCACTGTCGCTGCCCGCGCTCGCGCAGGACCCGCCGAGTTGCCGCGCCGTCCATTTCGCGGATATCGGCTGGACCGACATCACGTCGACGACGGCACTCGCGTCGACGGTATTCGAAGGGCTGGGTTATCAACCAGTGACGACGGTGGCATCCGTGCCGATCTCGTTTGCCGGATTGAAGAGCAAGCAGCTCGACGTCTCGCTCGGGTACTGGTGGCCCGTACAGGAAAAGGCGATTGCGCCGTTCGTCGACGCGAAGTCGATCAACGTCTTGCAGCCACCTAATCTGACGGGCGCAAGGGCGACGTTTGCCGTGCCCACTTACGAATACGACGCGGGACTGAAGACTTTCGCCGATATCGCGAAGCATCGCGCGGAACTCGACGGAAAGATCTATGGCATCGAGCCGGGCAGCAGCGCGAATGCCGCAATCCAGAAGATGATTGCGACCAATCAGTTCGGTCTGGGCGGATTCAAGCTGATCGAATCGAGCGAGGCGGGCATGCTCGTGACCGTCGACCGTGCAGTGCGCGAGAAGAAATGGGTGGTCTTTCTCGGCTGGCAGCCGCATCCGATGAACATTCAGCTCGATATGAAGTACCTGAGCGGGAGCGAGGGCGTATTCGGTCCGAACGATGGCGAGGCGCGTGTTTATACGCTGACGTCGCCGGATTTTCTGACGCGCTGCCCGAACGCGGGAAAGCTCGTGAGCAATCTTCGCTTTACCACGCAGCTCGAGAACGTCGTGATGCAGTCGGTGATGAACAAGGAGAAACCCGCCGAAGCCGCTAAAGCGTATTTGAAAAAGAATCCGCAAGTACTCGACGAATGGCTCGCAGGCGTCAAGACGTATGACGGCAAGGATGGCTTGCCTGCCGTGAAGGCTTACCTCGGTCTTTGAGATTCGACATTCGAATACGGAAAGTACTTTTCCATTGCAACTAATCAGACACCACAGTTAACAGGAATTGCACGCATGAACCATGAAGTGATCGTGACCTGCGCTGTCACGGGTGCAGGCGACACCGTCGGCAGGCATCCCGCCATTCCCGTCACGCCGAAACAGATCGCCGATGCCGCGATCGAAGCCGCAAAAGCAGGCGCGACCGTCGCGCATTGCCATGTGCGCGATCCGAAAACGGGGCGCGGCAGCCGCGATCCGAATCTGTATCGCGAGGTCGTCGACCGTATTCGTTCCGCGGATACGGACGTCATCATCAATCTGACGGCGGGCATGGGTGGCGACCTGGAGATCGGTCCCGGCGAAGATCCGATGCGCTTCGGCGCGGGCACCGATCTCGTCGGCGGTCTGACGCGGCTTGCCCATGTGGAAGAGCTTTTACCGGAGATCTGCACACTTGATTGCGGCACGCTCAATTTCGGCGACGGCGACTATATCTACGTATCGACGCCCGCTCAATTGCGGGCGGGCGCGAAGCGCATTCAGGAACTCGGCGTCAAGCCGGAACTGGAGATCTTCGATACGGGCCACCTGTGGTTCGCCAATCAATTGCTGAAAGAAGGCCTGCTCGATGCGCCGCCGATGTTTCAACTGTGCCTCGGCATTCCGTGGGGCGCGCCCGCCGACACCACGACGATGAAGGCCATGGTCGACAACCTGCCGCCAGGCGCGCAATGGGCGGGCTTCGGCATCGGCCGGATGCAGATGCCGATGGTCGCGCAGGCGATGCTGCTCGGCGGTCACGTGCGCGTGGGTCTCGAAGACAACATCTGGCTCGACAAGGGCGTGCCTGCGAGCAATGGCTCGCTGGTCACGCGCGCCGTTGAAATCATCGAAAGGCTTGGCGGCCGCGCGCTGACACCGGCGGAAGGCCGAAAGAAACTCGGCTTGCCTGCACGTGGCGAACGGCTGCTTGAAAAGCGTGCTGCAGAACAGTTCGCATAACGCTTTGAACTATTCGAGAGGATCATCGGCAATGGCAGTGATTACGGATATCAAGACTTTTGCAGCAATCGGCGCAGGTGTGATCGGCAGCGGCTGGGTGGCACGCGCGCTCGCGCATGGGCTCGCCGTCATTGCATGGGACCCGGCGCCGGGCGCGGAGAAGCAGTTGCGCGACAACGTCGCGAATGCATGGCCCGCGCTCGAACGCGTCGGACTCGCGGCGGGCGCTTCGCAGGAGCGTCTGCGTTTCGTGAAGACGATTGAAGCATGCGTCGCGGATGCCGACTTCATTCAGGAAAGCGCGCCTGAACGCGAGGAATTGAAGCTCGCGTTGCATGAACAGATTAGCCGCGCGGCGAAGCCCGATGCGATCATCGCATCGTCGACATCGGGCCTGCTGCCGACTGATTTCTATGCGCGTGCGTTTCACCCCGAGCGCTGTATCGTCGGGCATCCGTTCAATCCTGTTTATCTGTTGCCGCTTGTCGAAGTGTTGGGTGGTGAGCAAACCGCGCCTTCGACCGTCGACGCCGCAATGAGCATCTATCGCGCGCTCGGCATGCGGCCGCTGCATGTGCGCAAGGAAGTGCCGGGCTTTATCGCCGACCGGCTGCTCGAAGCGCTGTGGCGCGAGGCACTGCATCTGGTCGACGAAGGCGTCGCGACGACAGGGGAAATCGACGATGCGATCCGCTTTGGCGCGGGCATCCGCTGGTCGTTCATGGGGACGTTCCTCACTTATACGCTCGCTGGCGGCGACGCAGGCATGCGGCATTTCATGCAGCAATTCGGGCCCGCGCTGGAATTGCCGTGGACGAAACTCGTCGCGCCGAAGCTGACGGATCAGTTGATCGATCGCGTGGTGGACGGAACGGCGGAGCAGGTTGGTCCGCGATCCATCAAGCAACTCGAACGCTATCGCGACGAATGCATCACGAACGTGCTGTCCGCGATTGCCGAAACGAAAGCGCGTCATGGCTTGCGTGCCGACGAATAAGGTCGAGTAATATCTGTGCGTATGCGGGGCGTCGAAACAGATGTCCCGCGCGTGCAGTACCTCATTCAAAGCGACGGAGACATTCGCCATGCCGCGACACGCGGAATTGCCTGCGTATCACGACGTCGTGCGCGCCGAGTGGGTCGACTACAACGGCCATCTGCGCGACGCGTTCTATATGCTGATTTTCAGCTTCGCCACCGATGCGCTGATCGACCAGATCGGCCTCGACGACGCGGTGCGCAAAGCGCGTGGCCGCTCGATCTATACGCTCGAAGCGCACATCCACTATCTGCACGAAATCAAGGAAGGCGCCCGAGTGCGAGTCGAGATGCGCGTACTCGCGCATGACGCCAAGCGCATGCACCTGTACCTCGAAATGTTCGCTGGCGATGGCGCTGAAGCTGTCGCGGCGGGGGAGCAGATGCTGTTGCACGTCGACACCAGCGGGCCGCGTTCAGCGGTGTTCGACAGCGATGTCGAGGCGCGCGTGCGCGCGCTCGTCGATGCGCAAGCGGCGCTGCCTGCGCCGCGATACGCGGGGCGCGTGATTGGCTTGCCGGGGCAAACGCGCAAATAGCGCCGCGCGCATTCGCGTGCATGATCAGAAAACGTAAGCGGAGCACGCGACATGCTCGAACCCGAGATGGTTGCATTCGTCGAGCGCACGAAGGGTCTTTATCCGCCCGATCGATCAGCGTCGACGTTTGCCGGACAGCGCGCGGTGTACGAACGGTACGCCGCCGCGTTCACGCCGCCATTACCCGATGGCGTCACGACTCACGACGCGCCTTTCACATCGCCCGATGGGCACACGTTCGGCGTGCGCCTGTATGCGCCCGCTGAGCACGCGCGGTCGGCGGGCACCGTGCTGTATTTTCATGGCGGCGGGTTCGTCGTCGGATCGCTCGACAGTCACGACCTGATCACGGCGCGCATCGCGGCGGATACCGGGTTGTGCGTGGTGGCCGTCGATTATCGGCTTGCGCCAGAGCACGCCGCGCCGGCCGCTCACGACGATTGCCTCGCCGTCACGCGCGCCGCGCTCGATGGCCGCCTGCCGTTCGGTCCGCTACCGCGTTCGCTGCAACTGGCAGGCGACAGCGCGGGCGGCACGCTCGCGGCGAGTGTCGCGATGCGTCTGCGTGACGAGGGGAAAGCGGGTGTGCGCAGCGTCGCGCTGGTTTATCCGATGCTGGGCATCGAACCGCAATTGCCCGCGCGCAACTCGGAAGCCGATGCACCGATGCTCACGCTTGCCGATGTGCGCCGCTGCGGCGCGCTGTATTGGGGCGGCCGGGCACACGGTTACGCGTGGACCGTTCCGCTCGAAGCATCACGCTATGATGGATTTCCGCCGACGCTTGCGATCGGCGTCGAGCACGATCCATTGCGCGACGACGCCCGCGTCTTTGCAGAACGCATCCGTGCCGCGGGAGGGCAGGCGAGTGCGCCTGTCGGCATTGGCCTCGTCCACGGATCGTGGCGCGCGCTGGCGACGAGTCCCGGCGTGCAATGGATGCATCGCGAAGTGTGCCGCTTCCTCGTCGAACACGCTGGCGGTTGACGTCGGGAACCCCGACGACTGCCGATTGTTGCAAGAAACGTCGGTTATGCAGCGAATGCGTGCTCGAGCACTTCGGCCGCGATCATGGCAGAGGCGTTCGCGGGAGCGGGGCGTTCGGCTGGCTTGAAGACGGCGTCGCCACGCCGGATCTTTCTGCGTGAAACGGCGCACGTGCCGGACGTATGCGCCGAGCGGCGGCGCCAGCGTTGCTCGCCATAATGGCAGCGGCCGGGTTCGATCCAGCGGATCACCAGCGTCGTGTCAGAGTGTTCGAGAATCTCGATGCGCAACCCGTTAGCGCCCATCAACGGTAAACACTCCAGCGTGGTCATGGTCGGCTCCGTATTTGTGGTGTGCCGAATTTAGACCCGCGCGCGCGTGAGAGCCATTGTGCTCGCGTAGAAACACTGTTCCCGATTTAGCAATAATCAGGTCTTGGGTATGCACGCGGACGGTATGAAGCCGTTTTGCGGCTCGTTATATCGATTACACGCAAATATGCAACGAACTGTTGTATGAACGGCAGAAAAGGGCCGGACCGTTTGCCTGGTCTGCCGGCAATCGTTGCATCCTTTAAGATGAACGGCTTGGCAACGCCGTGGCGAGCGTGCGCAGGCATTGCGCATGCGCCTATCCGCTGACGATGTTTGCCCGCCCCATCATTGCGATTCGCGGTCGTTGAACGCGCATCGAGTCCATCACGAGGTCACATGAATCAGCGCCCGCCCGACGTTCCACCCGAGGCCGACATCCCGAATCGCCGCAAGATGCAGCGGATCGCTTCGGCCGCGCTGTATGCCGTGATGGTGGCGCTGGCGATCTGGGTGATCCGCGATTTCGTGCCGGCCATTGCGTGGGCTTGCGTGATCGCAATTGCGCTGTGGCCGGCGTTTCACCGGATCGAAGAACACAGCCTGTTCAAGGGGCGTTCGACGCTGATCGCGACCGTTCTGACCATTGCCATCGGCTTGCTGTTTCTGCTGCCTGTCGGGATCGGGATTGCGCAGGCGGCGGCCGAGGCGCACGACGTGATCGAATGGGCGCACGACGTGCAGGAGAACGGCATTCCGTTGCCGGACTTCATCCAGCATTTGCCGTTTGGCGCAGCGCAGATCGGGGCCTGGTGGCAGGACAACCTGACCCAGCCGCTGCGCGATTCGCCTGCGATGAAGGGCTTGCACGGCGGAGCTGTCGTCACGTTTGGCCGGCATTTCGGCGCGCGGGCCGCGCACGCGCTGATGCTGTTCGGCTTCATGCTCGTCACGCTGTTCGTGATCTTTCAGGCTGGGCCGAAGCTGTCGGGCGAATTGATGAAGGGCATGCGGCGCGCGTTCGGCTATGACGGCATGCATCTCGCCGAACGGATGGCGGCGGCTGTGCGCGGGACGGTGTCGGGGCTGGTGGTCGTCGGGATCGGCGAGGGGGCGCTGCTGCTGCTCGCGTATATGCTGACGGGCGTCCCGCACGCGGCGCTGCTCGGGTTCGTCACGGCCGTCGCTGCGATGCTGCCGTTCTGCGCGCCGATCGTATTCTGCGGCGCGGCGCTTTGGCTTTTCATCGAGCAAGGCGCGCTCGTTCCTGCGATTGGCCTTGCCGTGTTCGGCTTCGTCGTTGCGTTTGTCGCTGAGCACTTCGTGCGGCCGGTGCTGATTGGCAGTTCGGCGCGGCTGCCGTTTCTGCTCGTGCTGTTCGGGATTCTCGGCGGCGCGGAGACGTTCGGGCTGCTCGGGCTATTCGTCGGCCCGGCGCTGATGACTGTGCTGATGGTGCTATGGACAGAGTGGGTCGAGCGCTGATGCGCCCTTTCTTAATGCAGTGTCTGGTTGAGTGAGGCTCGCGTAACTACCTGATCGCGAACTTCAGGCGGGACCCGAGCCGCGTAGGCGCAGCGTCAGTACGCGGGAGATCGGCACCGATACTTTGGCGACGGCGAATAGCGAGCCGATCGCGACAGCGTCGGCGACGAGGCCGAGCGGTATATTCAGATAGCCATCGGTGGCTGTGTAGAGCAGCGAGTCGACGACAAGCGAGATCACCGTCCCCGCGACGAAGCACAAGAGGCCCTTGCGCCCGACGAGTCCGACCCACGGCAGGCGCTGCGCGAGCGCTCTCGCCCAGCCGATGCGCACCATATTCGCGACGAGCCATGCGATCGCGAGGAAATTCACGGCGCGCAGCCACGACAGATTCTGTTTCAGGCTGCTGTCCAGCGGCCCCACTTCCACAAACAGCTTGAACCAGGCGGCAGCTGCGATGATGCCGCAGGCAAGCACAGTCAATAGCCACCCGTGGCGGTGCGCACTTGCGCGCTGATAGACGGGCTGCGTCTGCGCGATCACGCCGAGCACGAACATCAACTGCCACGCGAAGGGGTTGAAGTCCCATTGCGCGTCTTCCGCGACGGGCAGATGCGGCAGCAGCGACGGCGCGATCGACCACACGGCGAGACTGCCCGCCAGCAGCAGCCACGGCTTGCTGCGCGCAAGCGGCAGGATGGCGGGCACGGCAAACGCGAAGAACGCATACATGGGCAGCACCGACGCCAGATACGGCTGGCGACGGAATAGCAGGATGTCGCGCAGGACCGCGGTGGGCGTGTCCATCATG
The Paraburkholderia terrae genome window above contains:
- a CDS encoding choline ABC transporter substrate-binding protein, whose amino-acid sequence is MKLIIKAISACLAGLLAALSLPALAQDPPSCRAVHFADIGWTDITSTTALASTVFEGLGYQPVTTVASVPISFAGLKSKQLDVSLGYWWPVQEKAIAPFVDAKSINVLQPPNLTGARATFAVPTYEYDAGLKTFADIAKHRAELDGKIYGIEPGSSANAAIQKMIATNQFGLGGFKLIESSEAGMLVTVDRAVREKKWVVFLGWQPHPMNIQLDMKYLSGSEGVFGPNDGEARVYTLTSPDFLTRCPNAGKLVSNLRFTTQLENVVMQSVMNKEKPAEAAKAYLKKNPQVLDEWLAGVKTYDGKDGLPAVKAYLGL
- a CDS encoding 3-keto-5-aminohexanoate cleavage protein gives rise to the protein MNHEVIVTCAVTGAGDTVGRHPAIPVTPKQIADAAIEAAKAGATVAHCHVRDPKTGRGSRDPNLYREVVDRIRSADTDVIINLTAGMGGDLEIGPGEDPMRFGAGTDLVGGLTRLAHVEELLPEICTLDCGTLNFGDGDYIYVSTPAQLRAGAKRIQELGVKPELEIFDTGHLWFANQLLKEGLLDAPPMFQLCLGIPWGAPADTTTMKAMVDNLPPGAQWAGFGIGRMQMPMVAQAMLLGGHVRVGLEDNIWLDKGVPASNGSLVTRAVEIIERLGGRALTPAEGRKKLGLPARGERLLEKRAAEQFA
- a CDS encoding L-carnitine dehydrogenase, whose protein sequence is MAVITDIKTFAAIGAGVIGSGWVARALAHGLAVIAWDPAPGAEKQLRDNVANAWPALERVGLAAGASQERLRFVKTIEACVADADFIQESAPEREELKLALHEQISRAAKPDAIIASSTSGLLPTDFYARAFHPERCIVGHPFNPVYLLPLVEVLGGEQTAPSTVDAAMSIYRALGMRPLHVRKEVPGFIADRLLEALWREALHLVDEGVATTGEIDDAIRFGAGIRWSFMGTFLTYTLAGGDAGMRHFMQQFGPALELPWTKLVAPKLTDQLIDRVVDGTAEQVGPRSIKQLERYRDECITNVLSAIAETKARHGLRADE
- a CDS encoding thioesterase family protein, producing the protein MPRHAELPAYHDVVRAEWVDYNGHLRDAFYMLIFSFATDALIDQIGLDDAVRKARGRSIYTLEAHIHYLHEIKEGARVRVEMRVLAHDAKRMHLYLEMFAGDGAEAVAAGEQMLLHVDTSGPRSAVFDSDVEARVRALVDAQAALPAPRYAGRVIGLPGQTRK
- a CDS encoding alpha/beta hydrolase, whose translation is MLEPEMVAFVERTKGLYPPDRSASTFAGQRAVYERYAAAFTPPLPDGVTTHDAPFTSPDGHTFGVRLYAPAEHARSAGTVLYFHGGGFVVGSLDSHDLITARIAADTGLCVVAVDYRLAPEHAAPAAHDDCLAVTRAALDGRLPFGPLPRSLQLAGDSAGGTLAASVAMRLRDEGKAGVRSVALVYPMLGIEPQLPARNSEADAPMLTLADVRRCGALYWGGRAHGYAWTVPLEASRYDGFPPTLAIGVEHDPLRDDARVFAERIRAAGGQASAPVGIGLVHGSWRALATSPGVQWMHREVCRFLVEHAGG
- a CDS encoding DUF3331 domain-containing protein; amino-acid sequence: MTTLECLPLMGANGLRIEILEHSDTTLVIRWIEPGRCHYGEQRWRRRSAHTSGTCAVSRRKIRRGDAVFKPAERPAPANASAMIAAEVLEHAFAA
- a CDS encoding AI-2E family transporter; the encoded protein is MNQRPPDVPPEADIPNRRKMQRIASAALYAVMVALAIWVIRDFVPAIAWACVIAIALWPAFHRIEEHSLFKGRSTLIATVLTIAIGLLFLLPVGIGIAQAAAEAHDVIEWAHDVQENGIPLPDFIQHLPFGAAQIGAWWQDNLTQPLRDSPAMKGLHGGAVVTFGRHFGARAAHALMLFGFMLVTLFVIFQAGPKLSGELMKGMRRAFGYDGMHLAERMAAAVRGTVSGLVVVGIGEGALLLLAYMLTGVPHAALLGFVTAVAAMLPFCAPIVFCGAALWLFIEQGALVPAIGLAVFGFVVAFVAEHFVRPVLIGSSARLPFLLVLFGILGGAETFGLLGLFVGPALMTVLMVLWTEWVER
- a CDS encoding OpgC domain-containing protein; the protein is MQTSKNRLIELDFFRGLVLVFIVVDHIGGSILSRATLHAYALCDAAEVFVFLGGFATATAYASLAKRHTEADARNRFFKRSLELYRAFLITAVLMLLVSAVMSAFSIDAPNMATTDLDDMMDTPTAVLRDILLFRRQPYLASVLPMYAFFAFAVPAILPLARSKPWLLLAGSLAVWSIAPSLLPHLPVAEDAQWDFNPFAWQLMFVLGVIAQTQPVYQRASAHRHGWLLTVLACGIIAAAAWFKLFVEVGPLDSSLKQNLSWLRAVNFLAIAWLVANMVRIGWARALAQRLPWVGLVGRKGLLCFVAGTVISLVVDSLLYTATDGYLNIPLGLVADAVAIGSLFAVAKVSVPISRVLTLRLRGSGPA